The proteins below come from a single Juglans regia cultivar Chandler chromosome 12, Walnut 2.0, whole genome shotgun sequence genomic window:
- the LOC108980029 gene encoding flocculation protein FLO11-like, which yields MMSKTVLEMNRSFRSQDSQMQATIRQRQQQLALRASMMKEKEEELALFLEMKKCEKERDDLLLDNSEEFDAPLGSKPGTSPIFNISTSTTAPARKTGADDFLNSDNDKNDYDWLLTPPGTPLFPSLEVESQKTKKSQLGTPKARPTVLKSRLASLQPEPATRSNLVSKQAASSLGLNTSSAGTRRPSSSGGPGSRPATPTGRPTLTMGSKPSRPSTPTSRATLPSTKPIVPAVKPIVPARSSTPLSRSTARPSTPTARPTLPSSTSTSRAATPTRRPSTSSSAPSISASLTKSSSSVSKPAPMTSRNPVPSRGTSPTVKSRPWKPSEMPGFSLDAPPNLRTSVPERPLSAPRGRPGQPSSRSSSIEPGSNGRPRRQSCSPSRGRGPIGMLHASGSSVPTVSCGYSKVNDNVSPVLIGTKMVERVINTRKLAPPKLDDKQSPHGNLSGKSSSSPDGSGFGRTLSKKSLDMAIKHMDIRRSIPGNLRPLMTNIPASSMYSVRSGPAGSRAISVSDSPLATSSNGSSEVSVNNNGLCYDGIELEDDNGSDRAGRSAANMLGR from the exons ATGATGAGCAAAACG GTATTGGAGATGAATCGGAGTTTTAGGTCTCAGGATTCGCAAATGCAAGCTACGATAAGGCAGAGGCAGCAGCAGTTGGCTCTGAGGGCTTCAATgatgaaggagaaggaagaagaactcGCCTTGTTCCTTGAGATGAAGAAGTGCGAGAAAGAACGGGATGATCTTCTTCTAGACAACTCGGAAGAGTTCGATGCGCCATTAG GATCAAAACCCGGAACTTCTCCCATATTTAATATTTCAACATCGACTACTGCACCAGCCCGCAAGACCGGTGCTGATGATTTCCTCAATTCTgacaatgataaaaatgactatGACTG GCTTCTAACCCCTCCTGGTACacctctttttccttctttggagGTGGAATCACAAAAGACCAAGAAGAGTCAGCTTGGTACCCCAAAGGCTCGCCCCACTGTGCTGAAATCTAGG TTAGCAAGCCTACAGCCAGAGCCTGCTACAAGGAGCAACTTAGTATCTAAACAAGCAGCTTCCTCCCTTGGATTGAACACTTCAAGTGCGGGGACTCGCAGGCCTTCATCATCAGGGGGTCCAGGATCAAGACCTGCCACACCAACTGGGCGCCCCACGTTGACCATGGGATCTAAACCTTCAAGACCCTCAACACCTACATCAAGGGCGACCTTGCCTTCAACTAAGCCCATAGTTCCTGCAGTTAAGCCCATAGTACCAGCAAGATCCTCTACACCTTTATCTAGGTCTACAGCAAGGCCTTCAACTCCAACTGCTAGACCCACTTTACCTTCATCCACTTCCACATCTAGGGCCGCAACACCTACCAGGCGACCATCCACATCATCGAGTGCTCCTAGTATTTCTGCTTCACTAACTAAGTCGTCTTCTTCAGTTTCAAAGCCAGCTCCAATGACATCAAGAAATCCCGTGCCATCACGTGGCACTTCCCCAACGGTAAAGTCCAGACCATGGAAACCCTCAGAGATGCCTGGTTTCTCACTTGATGCTCCACCAAATTTAAGGACATCAGTTCCTGAAAGGCCACTATCAGCCCCAAGGGGTAGGCCTGGACAACCAAGTTCTCGATCTTCCTCCATCGAGCCTGGTTCTAATGGAAGACCAAGAAGGCAATCATGCTCTCCTTCAAGAGGACGAGGGCCCATTGGCATGCTTCATGCCAGTGGTAGTTCTGTTCCAACTGTAAGTTGTGGGTATTCTAAAGTCAATGACAATGTGAGCCCAGTCTTAATTGGAACAAAAATGGTTGAAAGGGTAATAAACACGCGGAAACTGGCACCACCAAAGCTAGATGACAAACAATCTCCTCACGGTAATCTCTCAGGGAAGTCATCCTCATCCCCAGACGGTTCGGGCTTTGGAAGGACGCTCTCAAAGAAATCCCTAGATATGGCTATAAAGCATATG GATATAAGGCGGAGCATTCCAGGGAACTTACGGCCACTGATGACAAATATTCCAGCGTCGTCTATGTACAGTGTAAGGTCCGGGCCTGCAGGAAGTAGAGCTATTAGTGTTTCAGACTCTCCTCTTGCCACGAGCAGCAATGGTAGTTCTGAAGTTAGTGTGAACAATaatggcctatgttatgatGGGATTGAACTAGAAGATGATAATGGCAGCGACAGAGCTGGTCGGTCAGCTGCTAATATGCTTGGCAGGTGA
- the LOC108980033 gene encoding arginyl-tRNA--protein transferase 2-like, which yields MAGKMRRDGSSSSSGSGDTNSNSRGESVVTDCGRRKSSCGYCRSPNRSSITHGLWAHSITVDDYQDLLDRGWRRSGFFVYKPEMETTCCPAYTIRLRAADFIPYKEQLRVSRRMQRFLDGTLDIMKPVEPINTSKDDISSLAGNEVSSSFTKESLPSNNGTNNGAEQVLHYLSDQIDNAVRLCKESGEFIYDIQLPKSSVKKVLPAKRKILVEGSEDLLYSSNISFQIAAAIRRAQSCDNHELRQSRHSAEENELSPNVIAEKLASSLSQPIKTSNLLIRACNGHINFYSPGSQLSSNNSVQTQAVSKSAAGHASKKQCLKNSEQPQGKGRRLEIYLKRSCFDPQEFALYRKYQIKVHKDSPDRVTESSYCNFLVDTPLVFVPPTGDGTVPQCGFGSFHQQYVIDGRLVAVGVIDILPRCLSSKYLFWDPDFASLSLGKYTALQEIGWVRENQVHCPTLQYYYLGYYIHSCSKMRYKAAYHPSELLCPLRYQWIPFNVARPLLDRKPYVVLSDFATLKNGESSPPHVSEDFIEMQRYDIHQDSNDLGVEMIDPEYGSSDDEPCLESSDVASIEREDGDISDILIEVEGSRLRYKDIQEAYGATRGGYLESRLQSRLHRYMKVVGAELSKRMVFSVG from the exons ATGGCGGGGAAGATGCGGAGAGACGGAAGCAGTAGCAGCAGTGGTAGCGGCGATACGAATAGCAATAGCAGAGGGGAAAGCGTAGTGACAGACTGCGGTAGGCGCAAGAGCTCTTGCGGCTATTGCAGATCCCCCAATCGCTCCAGCATCACTCACG GTTTATGGGCACATAGCATTACTGTTGATGATTATCAAG ATCTTCTTGACCGAGGTTGGAGGAGATCTGGCTTCTTTGTCTACAAACCTGAGATGGAAACGACATGCTGCCCTGCTTATACTATTCGTCTAAGGGCAGCTGATTTTATTCCTTATAAGGAACAACTTCGAGTGTCTAGACGAATGCAAAG GTTCTTAGATGGCACATTGGATATTATGAAACCAGTTGAGCCAATAAATACTTCTAAGGATGATATATCCAGCCTTGCTGGTAATGAAGTTTCTAGCTCGTTCACAAAGGAATCCTTGCCCAGTAACAATGGAACGAATAATGGAGCAGAACAAGTATTGCATTATTTGTCCGATCAAATTGACAATGCAGTACGCCTATGCAAGGAAAGTGGCGAATTTATATACGACATCCAATTACCAAAATCATCTGTCAAAAAAGTTTTACCAGCCAAACGGAAGATACTAGTTGAAGGATCAGAAGATCTGCTTTACTCTAGcaatatttcattccaaataGCAGCTGCTATAAGGCGGGCACAATCATGTGATAACCACGAGTTAAGACAATCAAGACATTCTGCAGAAGAAAATGAGTTGTCTCCAAATGTTATTGCAGAAAAACTGGCAAGTTCTTTGAGTCAACCaataaaaacttcaaatctATTAATCAGGGCTTGCAATGGACATATAAACTTTTATTCTCCTGGAAGCCAACTGTCATCTAATAATAGTGTTCAAACTCAAGCGGTTTCAAAATCTGCAGCAGGTCATGCATCTAAAAAGCAATGCTTGAAGAACTCTGAACAACCTCAGGGGAAAGGACGGAGGCTCGAGATCTATTTGAAAAGGTCCTGCTTTGATCCTCAAGAATTTGCTTTATACAGAAAATATCAGATTAAAGTGCATAAGGATTCACCAGATCGTGTTACTGAAAGCTCATACTGCAATTTTTTGGTAGACACTCCGTTAGTATTTGTTCCACCAACTGGTGACGGTACTGTTCCTCAATGTGGCTTTGGTTCTTTTCATCAGCAGTATGTGATTGATGGTAGGCTAGTTGCAGTTGGTGTAATAGATATCCTTCCCAGATGTTTGTCAAGTAAATACTTGTTCTGGGACCCAGACTTTGCCTCCCTATCACTAGGGAAGTACACAGCCCTGCAAGAAATAGGTTGGGTGAGAGAGAATCAAGTCCATTGCCCTACTCTTCAGTATTACTATCTTGGGTATTATATTCATTCCTGCAGCAAGATGAGATATAAAGCAGCGTATCACCCGTCTGAGCTTCTCTGTCCTCTTCGTTACCA GTGGATTCCCTTTAATGTTGCAAGGCCTTTGCTTGACAGAAAGCCATATGTAGTCTTATCAGATTTTGCAACTTTAAAGAATGGAGAGTCCTCGCCACCTCATGTTTCTGAAGATTTCATAGAAATGCAACGATATGACATTCACCAAGACTCGAATGATCTTGGGGTAGAAATGATTGACCCTGAATATGGAAGCTCCGATGATGAACCATGCTTAGAAAGCAGTGATGTCGCTTCTATTGAAAGAGAAGATGGTGACATCAGTGATATTTTAATTGAAGTGGAGGGATCTCGCTTGAGATACAAG GATATACAAGAAGCTTATGGTGCGACGAGAGGGGGTTACTTGGAATCTCGGTTGCAATCTCGGTTGCACAGATACATGAAGGTTGTGGGTGCAGAGCTTTCCAAGCGAATGGTTTTTTCAGTTGGATGA
- the LOC108980035 gene encoding protein yippee-like: MGRLFVVNLEGKIYSCKHCRTHLALFEDIVSKSFQCKHGKAYLFKKVVNVSVGEKEERMMMTGLHIVADIFCVGCGSIVGWKYETAHEKSQKYKEGKSVLERYKVSGPDGSNYWVSHGAHIGGSDSDDA; encoded by the exons ATGGGGAGGTTGTTTGTGGTGAATCTCGAGGGGAAGATCTATAGCTGCAAGCACTGCCGGACCCATCTTGCACTTTTTGAAGACATCGTTTCCAAG TCTTTCCAATGCAAGCATGGGAAAGCTTACCTCTTCAAGAAGGT AGTGAATGTGTCTGTTGGTGAAAAAGAGGAGAGAATGATGATGACTGGGTTGCACATTGTTGCAgacatattttgtgttggatgTGGATCGATAGTAGGGTGGAAATAT gaGACTGCCCACGAAAAGAGCCAGAAGTACAAGGAAGGAAAATCTGTGCTTGAGCG GTACAAGGTATCAGGTCCTGATGGAAGCAATTACTGGGTAAGCCATGGAGCACATATTGGTGGCAGTGATTCAGATGATGCTTGA
- the LOC108983034 gene encoding HMG1/2-like protein isoform X3 → MFFLFSSSPLMGIFILTMKVAKVKASTRKDKLEVSKPVEERKVGKRKAAVKADNSRLKWAKKTKLDKKDPNKPKRPATAFFVFLEEFRKTYKEEHPNEKAVSVVGKAGGGKWKSMSAAEKSPYEVKAAQKKSDYEKLMIAYNKKQMNSQNLHQMMKMMGKVGRKKMMRTTRTMTMTESGMPCNLIM, encoded by the exons atgttttttcttttctcttcctcccCGTTGATGG GGATCTTTATATTGACAATGAAGGTTGCGAAGGTAAAAGCGTCAACAAGGAAGGACAAATTGGAAGTATCAAAGCCAGTTGAGGAGAG AAAGGTTGGAAAGCGAAAGGCAGCAGTTAAGGCTGATAATAGTCGCTTGAAATGggccaagaaaacaaaattggaCAAGAAAGATCCTAACAAACCGAAGAGGCCTGCTActgccttttttgtttttct TGAAGAGTTCAGAAAGACTTACAAGGAAGAGCATCCCAACGAGAAGGCTGTTTCAGTT GTTGGGAAAGCAGGGGGTGGGAAGTGGAAATCCATGTCTGCTGCG GAGAAATCTCCGTATGAAGTGAAAGCAGCGCAAAAGAAGTCAGATTATGAGAAGCTTATGATAGCATACAACAAAAAACAG atgaacaGTCAAAATCTGCACcaaatgatgaagatgatggggAAAGTGGGGAG gaagaagatgatgaggaCGACGAGGACGATGACGATGACTGAATCGGGCATGCCGTGTAATTTGATTATGTGA
- the LOC108983034 gene encoding high mobility group B protein 3-like isoform X4 produces MFFLFSSSPLMGIFILTMKVAKVKASTRKDKLEVSKPVEERKVGKRKAAVKADNSRLKWAKKTKLDKKDPNKPKRPATAFFVFLEEFRKTYKEEHPNEKAVSVVGKAGGGKWKSMSAAEKSPYEVKAAQKKSDYEKLMIAYNKKQESVDDDEDEQSKSAPNDEDDGESGEEEDDEDDEDDDDD; encoded by the exons atgttttttcttttctcttcctcccCGTTGATGG GGATCTTTATATTGACAATGAAGGTTGCGAAGGTAAAAGCGTCAACAAGGAAGGACAAATTGGAAGTATCAAAGCCAGTTGAGGAGAG AAAGGTTGGAAAGCGAAAGGCAGCAGTTAAGGCTGATAATAGTCGCTTGAAATGggccaagaaaacaaaattggaCAAGAAAGATCCTAACAAACCGAAGAGGCCTGCTActgccttttttgtttttct TGAAGAGTTCAGAAAGACTTACAAGGAAGAGCATCCCAACGAGAAGGCTGTTTCAGTT GTTGGGAAAGCAGGGGGTGGGAAGTGGAAATCCATGTCTGCTGCG GAGAAATCTCCGTATGAAGTGAAAGCAGCGCAAAAGAAGTCAGATTATGAGAAGCTTATGATAGCATACAACAAAAAACAG GAAAGTGtcgatgatgatgaagatgaacaGTCAAAATCTGCACcaaatgatgaagatgatggggAAAGTGGGGAG gaagaagatgatgaggaCGACGAGGACGATGACGATGACTGA
- the LOC108983034 gene encoding HMG1/2-like protein isoform X2, with protein MFFLFSSSPLMGIFILTMKVAKVKASTRKDKLEVSKPVEERKVGKRKAAVKADNSRLKWAKKTKLDKKDPNKPKRPATAFFVFLEEFRKTYKEEHPNEKAVSVVSSYLILCVHVGKAGGGKWKSMSAAEKSPYEVKAAQKKSDYEKLMIAYNKKQESVDDDEDEQSKSAPNDEDDGESGEEEDDEDDEDDDDD; from the exons atgttttttcttttctcttcctcccCGTTGATGG GGATCTTTATATTGACAATGAAGGTTGCGAAGGTAAAAGCGTCAACAAGGAAGGACAAATTGGAAGTATCAAAGCCAGTTGAGGAGAG AAAGGTTGGAAAGCGAAAGGCAGCAGTTAAGGCTGATAATAGTCGCTTGAAATGggccaagaaaacaaaattggaCAAGAAAGATCCTAACAAACCGAAGAGGCCTGCTActgccttttttgtttttct TGAAGAGTTCAGAAAGACTTACAAGGAAGAGCATCCCAACGAGAAGGCTGTTTCAGTTGTAAGCAGCTACCTAATATTATGTGTCCAT GTTGGGAAAGCAGGGGGTGGGAAGTGGAAATCCATGTCTGCTGCG GAGAAATCTCCGTATGAAGTGAAAGCAGCGCAAAAGAAGTCAGATTATGAGAAGCTTATGATAGCATACAACAAAAAACAG GAAAGTGtcgatgatgatgaagatgaacaGTCAAAATCTGCACcaaatgatgaagatgatggggAAAGTGGGGAG gaagaagatgatgaggaCGACGAGGACGATGACGATGACTGA
- the LOC108983034 gene encoding HMG1/2-like protein isoform X1: MFFLFSSSPLMGIFILTMKVAKVKASTRKDKLEVSKPVEERKVGKRKAAVKADNSRLKWAKKTKLDKKDPNKPKRPATAFFVFLEEFRKTYKEEHPNEKAVSVVSSYLILCVHVGKAGGGKWKSMSAAEKSPYEVKAAQKKSDYEKLMIAYNKKQMNSQNLHQMMKMMGKVGRKKMMRTTRTMTMTESGMPCNLIM, from the exons atgttttttcttttctcttcctcccCGTTGATGG GGATCTTTATATTGACAATGAAGGTTGCGAAGGTAAAAGCGTCAACAAGGAAGGACAAATTGGAAGTATCAAAGCCAGTTGAGGAGAG AAAGGTTGGAAAGCGAAAGGCAGCAGTTAAGGCTGATAATAGTCGCTTGAAATGggccaagaaaacaaaattggaCAAGAAAGATCCTAACAAACCGAAGAGGCCTGCTActgccttttttgtttttct TGAAGAGTTCAGAAAGACTTACAAGGAAGAGCATCCCAACGAGAAGGCTGTTTCAGTTGTAAGCAGCTACCTAATATTATGTGTCCAT GTTGGGAAAGCAGGGGGTGGGAAGTGGAAATCCATGTCTGCTGCG GAGAAATCTCCGTATGAAGTGAAAGCAGCGCAAAAGAAGTCAGATTATGAGAAGCTTATGATAGCATACAACAAAAAACAG atgaacaGTCAAAATCTGCACcaaatgatgaagatgatggggAAAGTGGGGAG gaagaagatgatgaggaCGACGAGGACGATGACGATGACTGAATCGGGCATGCCGTGTAATTTGATTATGTGA
- the LOC108983034 gene encoding high mobility group B protein 3-like isoform X5 gives MKVAKVKASTRKDKLEVSKPVEERKVGKRKAAVKADNSRLKWAKKTKLDKKDPNKPKRPATAFFVFLEEFRKTYKEEHPNEKAVSVVGKAGGGKWKSMSAAEKSPYEVKAAQKKSDYEKLMIAYNKKQESVDDDEDEQSKSAPNDEDDGESGEEEDDEDDEDDDDD, from the exons ATGAAGGTTGCGAAGGTAAAAGCGTCAACAAGGAAGGACAAATTGGAAGTATCAAAGCCAGTTGAGGAGAG AAAGGTTGGAAAGCGAAAGGCAGCAGTTAAGGCTGATAATAGTCGCTTGAAATGggccaagaaaacaaaattggaCAAGAAAGATCCTAACAAACCGAAGAGGCCTGCTActgccttttttgtttttct TGAAGAGTTCAGAAAGACTTACAAGGAAGAGCATCCCAACGAGAAGGCTGTTTCAGTT GTTGGGAAAGCAGGGGGTGGGAAGTGGAAATCCATGTCTGCTGCG GAGAAATCTCCGTATGAAGTGAAAGCAGCGCAAAAGAAGTCAGATTATGAGAAGCTTATGATAGCATACAACAAAAAACAG GAAAGTGtcgatgatgatgaagatgaacaGTCAAAATCTGCACcaaatgatgaagatgatggggAAAGTGGGGAG gaagaagatgatgaggaCGACGAGGACGATGACGATGACTGA
- the LOC108983029 gene encoding cytochrome P450 90A1-like has protein sequence MATLIFLLLCATLSAIIFFFLFRASRCRRLRLPPGNLGLPFIGETLQIISAYKTENPEPFIDERVNRFGPIFTTHVFGEPTVFSADPETNRFILLNEGKLFESSYPSSISNLLGRYSLLLMRGSLHKRMHSLTMSFANSSIIKDNLLVDIDRLIRLNLDSWTGKVFLMEEAKKITFELMVKQLISFDPGFTWTESLRKEYVLVIEGFFTVSLPIFSTTYRRAIKARTKVAEALSLIVRERRKEIEVGERKNDMLGALLAGDDEFSDEQIVDFLIALLVAGYETTSIIMTLAVKFLTETPLALAQLKEEHDQIRVKKSENEALEWSDYKSMPFTQNVINETLRVANIIGGVFRRAMTDVHIKGYTIPKGWKVFASFRAVHLDQDHFKDARSFNPWRWQDNSGATSAGNVFTPFGGGPRLCPGYELARVELSVFLHHLVTRLSWVPAEEDKLVFFPTTRTQKRYPINVKRRGVSKLCKD, from the exons ATGGCCACCTTAATCTTTCTGCTCCTTTGTGCTACCCTCTCCgctatcattttcttcttcctgttCCGTGCCTCCCGGTGCCGGAGGTTGCGGCTGCCACCTGGTAACCTTGGCCTCCCGTTCATTGGGGAGACTCTACAAATCATTTCAGCTTACAAGACCGAGAATCCTGAACCCTTCATAGACGAGCGTGTGAACCGGTTCGGACCCATTTTCACGACTCACGTTTTCGGCGAACCGACTGTGTTCTCCGCGGATCCAGAGACGAACCGCTTTATCTTGCTCAACGAAGGGAAGCTGTTCGAGTCTAGCTACCCGTCCTCGATATCGAACCTGCTGGGAAGGTACTCTTTGTTGCTCATGAGGGGTAGCCTTCACAAAAGAATGCATTCCCTCACCATGAGCTTCGCCAACTCGTCCATCATTAAGGACAATCTTTTGGTTGATATAGACCGGTTGATCCGGCTCAACTTGGATTCTTGGACCGGAAAGGTATTTCTCATGGAGGAGGCCAAGAAG ATAACTTTTGAATTGATGGTGAAGCAGTTGATTAGCTTTGATCCAGGGTTTACATGGACTGAGAGTCTGAGGAAGGAGTACGTTCTCGTCATTGAAGGTTTCTTCACCGTTTCGTTGCCTATCTTCTCGACCACCTACCGCAGAGCCATCAAA GCTAGAACTAAAGTGGCAGAGGCATTAAGCTTGATAGTGAgggaaagaaggaaagagattgaagtgggagagagaaagaacgACATGTTGGGAGCCCTATTGGCCGGGGACGACGAATTCTCCGACGAGCAGATTGTAGATTTCTTAATTGCTCTACTCGTCGCCGGCTATGAAACAACCTCTATTATAATGACTCTTGCCGTCAAGTTCCTCACCGAGACACCTCTTGCTCTGGCTCAGCTCAAG GAGGAACACGATCAAATCAGAGTAAAGAAGAGTGAGAACGAGGCTCTTGAATGGAGTGATTACAAGTCTATGCCTTTCACTCAAAAT GTTATAAATGAGACTCTGCGGGTCGCAAACATAATTGGTGGTGTATTCAGGAGAGCAATGACGGACGTCCATATAAAGG gTTACACAATTCCCAAAGGATGGAAGGTTTTTGCATCTTTCCGGGCAGTACATTTGGATCAGGACCACTTCAAAGATGCTCGCTCTTTTAATCCATGGAGATGGCAG GACAACTCGGGGGCAACAAGCGCAGGAAATGTGTTCACGCCATTTGGAGGAGGGCCACGGTTGTGCCCTGGTTATGAGCTTGCTAGAGTGGAGCTCTCCGTCTTTCTTCACCACCTAGTCACTCGTTTGAG